One region of Chryseobacterium sp. C-71 genomic DNA includes:
- a CDS encoding MBL fold metallo-hydrolase: MKKVIVAFALTLSSVFSFGQTKSDTKPTVQLVRNATLVIDYAGKKILVDPMLSQKGAIDSWAGIQKNPTVELTMPVEEIVKDIDLVIVTHTHEDHFDKPASSTLNKSVELIMQPADKEFFKKEGFINATVVEGQKVWNGITINRVEGKHGSGKVLEMMGKTSGFVLQAKNQPTVYIVGDTIWNEDIKKDIEKFKPDYIIVNSGGALMKDFSDTPIIMNEVQTMALIAASGKAKVIAVHMDALDHCFTTRAILKKKASELKIGQDKLIIPEDGEKLILSL; encoded by the coding sequence ATGAAAAAAGTAATTGTAGCATTTGCACTTACACTGTCATCTGTCTTTTCATTCGGACAGACAAAATCTGATACAAAACCCACTGTCCAGTTAGTTAGAAATGCGACCCTGGTCATTGACTACGCAGGAAAAAAAATATTGGTAGATCCTATGCTGTCTCAGAAAGGGGCAATTGATTCATGGGCGGGTATTCAAAAAAATCCTACGGTTGAGCTGACAATGCCTGTGGAAGAAATTGTGAAGGACATTGATCTTGTTATTGTTACCCATACTCACGAAGATCATTTTGACAAGCCAGCAAGCAGCACCCTAAATAAATCTGTAGAATTGATCATGCAACCTGCCGATAAAGAATTTTTCAAAAAAGAAGGCTTTATCAATGCTACTGTTGTAGAGGGTCAAAAAGTATGGAACGGCATCACTATAAACCGTGTGGAAGGAAAACATGGTTCCGGTAAGGTGTTAGAAATGATGGGTAAAACATCAGGATTTGTTTTACAAGCTAAGAACCAGCCTACGGTTTACATTGTAGGAGATACGATCTGGAATGAAGATATTAAAAAAGATATTGAAAAATTCAAACCCGATTATATTATTGTTAATTCTGGAGGAGCGCTGATGAAAGACTTTAGTGATACACCGATCATTATGAATGAAGTGCAGACGATGGCTTTGATAGCTGCCAGTGGAAAAGCAAAAGTAATAGCAGTTCACATGGATGCATTGGATCATTGCTTTACGACCAGAGCCATTCTGAAAAAGAAAGCTTCAGAATTGAAGATCGGACAAGATAAATTGATCATTCCCGAAGACGGAGAAAAACTGATTCTATCTCTTTAG
- a CDS encoding LLM class flavin-dependent oxidoreductase, whose product MKNTTADKNKKTAFSPLLKQGNAPVPLSILDVSTTGKGHSAIEAIETSIKLAKYADQRGFGRYWVAEHHGMPAVSTSSPAILLSRLIGETQNIRLGSGGMMLPNFPPLVVAEQFGMLQAMAPGRIDLGIGRAPGTNGLTASALRRGHIGVEDFPEQLEELLHFLEDDFPAGNKYKEKVFAVPGPGQDRENGIERSFDAPSVWLLGSSGYSAQLAGKLGLPFAFAAQLAPENLSIAFDLYRKNFRPSEILDQPYTIASFSVFAADSEEEARIQTHSFSHSMLRMMKGESYVIPSPEELKNYNYSEYESYVLDSWNQKMIQGTADQVVAGLNEFQKISGADELMIANLGYSPEGILHSAALIADAYNMPNIY is encoded by the coding sequence ATGAAAAATACAACAGCTGATAAAAATAAAAAAACTGCTTTTTCTCCACTGTTAAAACAAGGAAATGCACCTGTACCCCTATCAATTCTCGACGTGTCTACTACAGGAAAAGGTCATTCTGCTATAGAAGCCATAGAAACGAGTATTAAGTTGGCAAAATATGCAGACCAGCGTGGATTCGGTCGTTATTGGGTAGCAGAGCATCATGGAATGCCAGCCGTTTCTACTTCGTCGCCCGCTATATTGCTATCCAGACTTATCGGAGAAACTCAGAATATACGGTTGGGATCTGGCGGGATGATGTTACCTAACTTTCCTCCATTGGTCGTTGCTGAACAATTCGGGATGCTTCAGGCGATGGCTCCCGGACGTATAGATCTTGGAATTGGACGTGCTCCCGGAACCAATGGGCTTACAGCGTCGGCACTTCGCCGTGGTCATATAGGTGTGGAAGATTTTCCTGAGCAGTTAGAGGAATTACTGCATTTTCTTGAAGACGATTTTCCGGCAGGAAATAAGTACAAAGAAAAAGTTTTTGCTGTTCCGGGACCCGGACAGGATAGAGAAAACGGTATTGAAAGATCTTTTGACGCACCATCTGTATGGCTTTTGGGATCATCGGGATACTCAGCTCAGTTGGCGGGTAAATTAGGTTTGCCTTTTGCATTTGCGGCACAGCTGGCTCCGGAGAATCTGTCAATTGCTTTTGATTTGTACAGGAAGAATTTCAGACCTTCAGAAATTCTGGATCAACCTTATACTATCGCATCATTTTCAGTATTTGCGGCGGACAGTGAAGAAGAAGCAAGAATCCAGACGCATTCTTTTTCGCATAGTATGCTTCGGATGATGAAAGGTGAATCGTACGTCATCCCTTCACCTGAAGAATTAAAAAATTACAACTATTCTGAATATGAAAGCTATGTGTTGGACAGCTGGAATCAAAAAATGATTCAGGGAACTGCCGATCAGGTCGTCGCCGGACTTAATGAGTTTCAAAAGATATCGGGAGCTGATGAACTGATGATCGCTAATTTGGGATATTCGCCAGAAGGTATTTTACATTCTGCTGCATTGATAGCAGATGCTTACAATATGCCTAATATTTATTAG